A region of the Argopecten irradians isolate NY chromosome 16, Ai_NY, whole genome shotgun sequence genome:
gatgaaagtgacagtgtacacatcatactagTCATCGAAACATAACACAAGATAtatctgatgaaggtgacagtgtacacatcttATAAGTCATCGAAACGTCGCACATGAAATATCTGGTGAAGGTgtcagtgtacacatcgtacttgTCATCGAAATGTTATACAACAAATATCTGATGAAGGTGAAAGGGTATATACCGTACTTGTCATCAATACGTCATACATGAAAtatctgatgaatgtgacagtgtactCATTGTACTAGTCATCGAAACATAACACAAGATAtatctgatgaatgtgacagtgtactCATTGTACTAGTCATCAAAACGTCGCACATGAATtatctgatgaaggtgacagtgtacacattgtacttCTCATCGTAATGTTACACAAGAAATATCTGATGAAAGTGACAgaatacacattgtactagtcatcGAAACATAACGCATACAGTTATCGCTGGTTGtgtaaaaatatcaacacatctgatcttgatatatatatactgataggGGCATTAAACATATTCCTGATCttggtatatgtagatataactTCTGACCTTGGAACTATTATGATAATTTTGGTAATTGACTTTATAACATTTGTACTTTTAAAGTTATCATCAGTTCCACCTTCTACCGAACTACACATACCCACAACTACTATAGTGGCCGCAGGAGCTGTCCCCGCCATGTTGACGGTAACGTATAATTTCAAGCAAAGTAATGGTATCCGCCACTTTTTTTATCTATGTACAGCAGCTTTGTTAAGATACTGAAATTTAGAAGACTTTAAGCACTATCCAACAGTTTAAAACATCAAAACTTGTTATAGAGTCATTGCGTTTGGTCCTCTTTTTATGAACAAAATACCATATACAGTagaaatttgaaaaacaaatctgaaaaaTCTGACAGGATTTCTGAAATATCTATGCaagtaaataattatttctcAGCAAAGATCATTCTAGAAAGCATAAGTAAACATttttgttatgaaaaaaaaacaaaaaaaacagcCATTTTgtctcaaaaatggtaatttcacaacaaaaaacacaaatgtTTCTTTGATACAATGATCTGTCCCAGTTTATATGACATATAAGGCGACCGTGCTTCAGCAAGAATGGAGGTCACTCTAAATATTCAAAGTAGCCATGAGGTTGGAAATCTCGTTGCCCTGAAGTATAACTGCATAATTCGGGCAGTGGTACACTTTATCTTAAAGTTATCTCCAAATACAGGGATTTCGAGATCTCAAAACAACGtaggtaaagtacaatttatcaTTGACAAGTTCCACCAttcggtgattatgacgtcatcatttgacatgagtttaatgacgtcataatcacgggaaggtgggactaatcgacggtaaattgtattttacccacgtcgttttgggatgtCTAAACCCCCATATTTGTTGTATAGACAGAGCCAATGgaaataaacattgtttttatttaatcatgCAATACTAAAATTCCAAACCAAAAGTCAACGCAAAGAGAATCTTGGTAAAGTCAACGTTATAATAACGTCATTCACAATGACCTTCTGAGCCAGTTGaccaaaaaataaatttgtcaGCGTAcgtgtttataaatatttaaagaaaactACATTTATTATACAATCATAATACTTCTTTTATTACTAGTATAAAATTGAAAGGGTTTAAATCTTAATTGATTTCTCAAGTAATGTTTCTATGTTAGCATTATAgagcgctacattgaatatgcctgtatcccattgcgtacataccacctttaacgcaatcaaaacactgttcttTCACTATGTATTCAATGAATATTGTACCATGTGattgtaaaatataatattgaaaaatagcaataaagaaaaaataaaaaataaattaaatactaacacaatatataaaaaattcttTTGCATGGATCTAAATTTAAAGGAATGTAAATTTGATGTTTCAGTTTGGGAAAACCTTGCTGGAGTAAGCGATAATCACTGCTTCACAGTGCTTGCAGAGCAGTTTTATGGTAgtatttctgttttgttgtGATTGCCTATGATAAATGTTTGAGTACATTCTACTAAATCATCTATTTTCATGCACGATTTAATTTCGAGTATTCCGTGGGAAAAAATCGCCAAAGTAAATTATCGCGAGAATGTTTCAAGTCTAAATCGTGTTTTTGAAGAATTAAAATCTGGAAAAGACGAATTCTCAAATCATAAGTAcagattttgattaaaaagataaaatccaGTCTGTTTCTGAAAGAAAATCAGTATATGTTACGATGATTTTGGCGTGTTTATTGAAGATCGAAACTCGAATGTTCGCATTCGAAACAATATACTGAtcattatgttttatatataccaAACTGACGATTTTTCATGTTTGGTTCCCTAGAATCCATGTACATCCTATGTAGTTCTTGAGCGACGATTGTGATACttgaattttatttcaaacttcaaaaTTATATTAGATTACCGATTCCCACACCTTTACATTGGTACACGTCAAGCAAACAATCAATAAGCTTCCAGATGAAATATTTACTCGGATACTGATGTCGAAAACGAGTTAATTGGTACGGTGGAAAAAAGTACATTTACCGGGATCCAGAAAACAACGGtataaatatatgacgtcacagaaggacggtctacgttaaaaacatttacaaagtCTAGCATACATTCAGTCAACCGATAAcatattccgtttttgcatattGCCTCCATGCGGAcaggtattcattgtgacgtaaTTATTTTGTAAGAAAACAGAGTTTGATATCATTTGTTGCGGTAGATTGTAATATTTCGTGccttattatttatattttagatGCATTCTTTTCACATAATCCAAAACGAAGATGTACGTGCGAGCAGGTCATCAGTGGTGAGTGCACATCTCACTGTTCTAGTAACAAATGTGATCGGCAGCATTTAGGATCACAATTCTGTTTGTTTTACCATCTGAAAGAACTATCGTATTCGTAGTAATTGACTCCCATGgcgcttaaataattgtaacaaaggggggggggcttattaatgaaccaaaatgtaagttgtggacggAAATGTCAGTTATATCTTAAATCTTTTTGTACTCGTGGTACATTAatatgttacagtaaacatgtatatgccttttatcctttgagacgcATTATTAtatcgtgattcacatgtaaaatattCACCAGTTCATATAAtctgggatacaatgctgatgttagaggcatcgcATGTTGTTAAACATCGTTGAAATACATGGGAAGTGGGCaattatacaacttcaactttTCTCCAAAGAGAatttgaatttggggtcaaaaggtcaaccataaaggtcactgttactgcCAATAGATTGTTATacaaattttagtttccgggtgataacttgagaacacatcaacagaatttgttcaaacttcatacaaggATTGCATAACCAAGGAGTAATAACTTGCCATtgattagaaaatgtaattaacGGCATGAGATGTTTGTTGCTTGTAACACTTACCGTAAGCTTGTTAAAATTGTGTTGGATTATTTTGTTAGGCGGAAGTAGCGGTGTAACTGTACCACACATATATCACTACCACACGGATATGTGTTTAATGTACTCGGAGTACAAAGGTAAGGTTTCGCACAAATCCCTAGTCAGCCCTTCGTCGTCTTTGGGGTAAAATGTTATACTTTCTCAGGCAAATCatataaagataaaacaaattaatgctCACTGACAAAATAAAGACGCACTGGACGAATCCATTTCATACTGCAAATATCTTGAGCCATGTAATTTCATCTAGGGTTTCAATAAAAGCCTGTTACCTGCAATAGCTTGTAAAATCGCGGGGTTATGTTGCCATATTTTGTGATCCTCGGATCGAATACCAAAGTGTTGCTGTTCTTTTTCAGACTTAGACGCAGTAGTCGCAAGAGACAACTGTATGAGCCATTATGAAGGTAATTGTAACATTTCGTTCTAATTAAATGGAGCTCTGTTCCGTTGAATATCagtatataatattgatattgtatgtttttgtgaacATTCGTTACCATCGTCAATATGTAATTCAATTTGTTCTTTATGTGTCTTGACACAGgagcagatcgcctcgaaaattcaacaatattttgttcACTCTGTTAGAATATTGTTTGCCCTATATTAAGTACTTCAAGTAACTCGTATCCTACAGAAAAAAGTCTGTAAGGATCCATGgatatttaaggaatgattttttattttttgtttttaaccggtgtgtaaactgcattttttgtacagacaTTTCAAATGACGCGCGTCATATCTGTACAAGAATGCAGTTTTCACAccagtaaacaataaaaaaaaaataaaaacattccttatatttacatttcgaccgaccatttcatttaaattagtGTTCCGGTGAAGTTAACCTTCGTTTTGTCAACGTTATACGATTGATGGAAGAGCTGAGTAATTGATGTAATCGCAaaacagctggctccaatttggcgggaaCACATGTCAAGTTCcgggagtaaataaaatatagtttcaCAATATACTTTATCgtttttaatccatttattccatatgttttcatttttttcccaaatgctttccattgcattcaaactgatgttgatatcGAACCTTTGTCATGTCATATATTGtggcctaaccggatgcgcattcacataaGGGCAGAAGTCAGTGTTTCGGTTTGTGTTCTTGCGCAGCAGCAcctctgcgtttacgcaagtgtaaacgattgccCGGTTAGTAAGGATATATAGGAAggtgaaaacggaaatgtaaatatatggaaaaCAACTGTTGATATTACGTTCTTGACCTacacataatatcaataaacataATTACGTATGAAGTGATTACATTATACGTAATTATCTATTATTGATATGTTCAATTCATTTTTGGTCGGTTTAAGGTGTTAGTCTCTAATTACCGTAGTTCAGTTTTCTGTATATTTCTTCTTTGGAGAAAATATATTCTAACGCATCTTCTGTCAAAAtttcgaagaaattgaaccatattttttttctaaattgatGTTGTAATTTGTCATTTTGGAGTAGTGTCTATACATGAAAAACAAGCTTTCGTTTGAGGTTAATCCACCccgtaaataaaaaaaattaaacaaattgttttatgatatgtatgtttaatttatatgttatatatttacatttcaaaaattaaaaatcgtTTCGGTTATGTACCTCTTGTGAAGAACTGATTTGGTTTCTTCTGTTTTCAGAGTTTATTTCTATCTATGTACTGATAGTAATCTGTTTCagtttttaaattgatttttagaGTACACGTGTGATTACTTTAATTTTCAGTTTGGAACAAACTTGCCAACCTGTCTAACCACAGTGCCTATTGTCGGACGAGAATCATCGACCGATTGAACCGTAGGTACAGGGTAAAGTAAGGAGAACACCTTATTCAATAATAGCCAGTGTTGTTATATTGCTTTGACAACTAAATGGCTACCTCTGGTAgattttaattctattttagATGTTAATGCAAACAAGAGCCGTaatcaatatgttttaattatgtgttcatttgttaaattatataatatgtttttatttgttcaattatgtgtttattgttaaattatgtgtcaatttgtttttataagtttagttatgattttttttgtttaatttcgtttttatttgtttaattatggttttatttgttttattatatattttatttgtttcattacgtttgtatttgtttataatgattttatttgtttaattatgttttaatggtttttttatttgttaaattatgtttttatttgtttaataatgttttatttgtgtttttatttgtttaataaatgtttctatttgtgtaattgtgtttttatttatgttttatacgtttaatactgttttaatttgttcaataatgtttttgtttgtttaattatgttttttatttgtttaattatattttttttatttgattaataatttttttatttgcttatttatttctattatcaGTATTATAATGTCTATTCCAGATGTGTACGGACATTTTTTACATACACCGTCCAATTGCACGTGTATGGCGAGTTTTGATCACCTCATCTTGTACCCTTTATCTGACGGTAGGTCCTTATTGATTTGTATGGCGGATGTGTTTGTTGTAACAGAGCAAGCGAAGTAATCCAAACCAGGGGCTTCCGAAAAAGTATTCCATAAATCTTGGGTTTTGAATTTCTAAGTAGCACTATCACATTTTGTGTCAGATATCACACTGGAACAGCCTTCGGGAATGTTATAAGGGGTTTTCATCTATTTGGTTTCTTCTGTTTTCAGAGTTTATTTCTATCTATGGATGAAAATACCTATTAATTTTGTTCTATATGAAGAAAGGTAAGAGGCATGCCAATGAACTTATAATAACCATAATGTACATTTAAATTTAAAGGTggtcaaaaatccaatataGCCGCAATTACCTCATTTCCAGGGTTAACCTTATGCCAATATCTCGTTAACGAATTTTCTAGGTATGctatatagaataaaaaatatagcaAACAGCTACGTATCTTTATACTTTCTAATATGTCCACTTTCAGTAGCAAATgagggtcaaagttcaaaagtgcaatttttcAGAATCGTTCAGAAATTATCTTCTTAAGTTTCGGAAGTCCTAGAGACATGTTTTTGGATGATGGGCTGGGATTAAGGACTTTGTTTAAATTAATAGCCTTGACCGTCAAGCCGTGCTGGTAAAAAGCCCATTAATTTCTACTTGAAGCTCAGATCACCATTTTGGCCACTATGACCTTACTTCCGGTTTTAACCTTATATCGATATCTTGTTAATGGCTCGacaaatttctttcatatttggatgtgttatgtagaatcaaaaataaaacaacacttttttttataagatttcAAATGCCGGTTGAAAATGAAGGTCATTGTtcttaaaacataatttaaaaatcTGGGACGCATATATACCTGATACTAAGCCTTTAGAATGCTGGAGTATaagaagtttgttaatatgaatgaccttgacctatattccATGTCATAGGAAccaaaaaaactaaaacattaaaaatacttccTATCAAGTTTTGGAAAGTCTAGTGACCTGAAAGTGAGCTTGCAGTATGCTGAgttgaagggctaccaagtttgttaatatgaccTAGATTATAGCTACTTGTTGGTGAAAAGCCTGCCAATAACAATTTCTAGTATATGATTAATTCTGTTGCAGGATACCTAAGAACTTGTTTAAGCAGAAGCAATTACCATCGTAAGTACCACGTTAAACTGGGGGTTCTTTAAGGTTGGAAACTAATAATGATAGAGGATAATCAATCGCATGTCACCAGCCGCTCAGGTCGCACGCATTAAGTTAGTGTCTCAAAGTATTAGGGAATGTATAATCATACATATACGTTTAAAGGCACAGTACCTTTCTGaaatggtttttaatttttaaaatggaatatAAAACGATtaagatcgatatttttgtaggttcgcaaaagttattaacttaccgttaatactacactatTCATCATTTCCTGAACAGTTTAactaaaatgaataaaatgttaattttcataacgtgggtcgtcctatgtttcccgccgtcgtcctaaataacGCCCGGTACAATAGTTGATTATAACTGCTCAGACGgttaaaacagcgaaatgactctccacagTTATCAGatattacacaggaaatttTGCATACATTTTTTCGATGTTTGATGTGAACAATAAAAAATCAGTGGACCCGTCCGGATCGATATATGGaaatcaaaaagaaaacaaatgataTATGATGTTAAAGACTTCAAAAGAGACATAATTTAGAAGAAATTTACGGGACTCTTTcacttaaaatatattaataaatttgGGAGATTTACTGCACACTTTTGTTTGTCTACATTATTTCACGTCTtcgtaattttcaaaatgttcaagGATTGATGGAGTGAACACCTTGTACTTTTAAAATGTGACCATaattaaatatgaattattGATCATTAACACACTTGTATGGGAGGCGCCGTTGTATGGGAGAAAACACATTCTCAAATTTACGATTTGAGGGGTATGTGTGTTTGGTGTCGGAACTTGACATGCATGCGATTACCCCGTCACTCGCGCATAAACTCGCCCTTTCCTGCAAGTGTGTATACACTTATTCGCGATACAACTGTCAGAATAATACAGTTCATAacattaaaagaaaagaaaactacGATAATTTTGGAATTAGTCCAAAGGAAAAGTGGTAATGTGAAACCATGACATGCTCCATGTAGGCATTTCTTTCAAATGTATTGGATACACTGGAAACTGTATCATATAGCCTCAATTCGTATTTATGCtaaaacatttcaaacattGATTGTTAAGAGAAATCCTGCTAGAATAAGATATATGATATACAGATAAGGAAAGATTAGGCAGTCAAATGCAAGCAATAATACATAGGTCCAATATAGGCCAATAAGTATCGACCACATTTATTAGTTTgggtttatatacatatatagagaaTATATGGTCAGTGTCGTAAAATACAGTTTATAAGAGACTTGCCATGTATTATTTCCATCCTTATCCTGCAATATTACATAATACgcatataattttatatttagcagtattacatttgttacacatgtcctacttttaaaacaataaatcaaCCAATAGGAGGTCAATGGAATCGGCGACCGTGGAAAAATACAACTGCTTTCCGTCACTGCCGAATACACCAAAGTACATGTGGTATATTCCTAAAATACCAAAGCTGGTTACAGAATTGATACATTATCAAAACAGATGCTACATATTTTCAAGCTTGAAAAAGATGAACTACACTTTTTGTAATATTGTGACCTAAAGAGTTAAAACATGAATAGATCAAAAAGAAAATGACAAGTTTTAGTGTGGTATATCTTTTACTTGGAAATGCTTAAGGTTTTAGACTGTGTATACACAAGTGTTATAATGTATGCCTACATATCACTTTTAGGTGTACTTGACCGTATCTCAGTTGGTACAGAGGGAATATGCATCGGGCCTAACCTTaggtattactgttgactcgtagattattgtgttgtttgtaaattttggcaaaatgtgCATACAATTGTTCGTTTCAGTTTAGTAAGTCCACAGGTTACGGTGCATATTTCTttcaccaaataaccatgccattatgtttactagtgtctaAAAACTATCTACAAAGAGGGCTTGCttgaccggattcgactttacaCGGCTTTCATTAGTGCCTTCCCATATGCCATGTTTGCGTGAAATGATTTACAACCGCCATTAGCAAGACAAGGTCAAATAGATCTAGAAGTGTATGATTTTGGTAAAAACGAATCTGGTCAAACAAGCGCTCCTTGTACATGCTTAAGACGTAAGTAAACATTATAACGAGATTTTTCTGTGACATACATATGTACCGAACCCTTTGGACTTACTAAATGAAAATGTACATTGTGCATCTTTTGCCACAAATTAGAGGCACAACAATCTATAACTGAACATTAATATGATGCATAGACACTTTTTAATCTTGgatatgttcaagtacacctaagaCGTGGTATATAGACACACCCATATCATAAGTATAAACAGGTGCCAAAACCTTAAGTCTATACATGACATGCAACAAAACTATTTGGTCAAACTCTATATCCAAATATTATACCAATATCGACACAAATATCAACAAGAGTACATTCTGGCTCCAAGTCAACGACatcgcgctacattgaatatgtttgttttaattgcgttcataccatctttaacgcaatcaaaacactgttcaatctccaTATTGATGCCAATTGTTGTTTCAATTACGAATTTGATTTTGAGTTCCTTAGATTAATAGCACGTAGAATGCATGGTTTCGTAGGACAGGGTCGTTGTCTTTGTATAATaaaaagttatctgcccttgcggataggtattgattgggACGTCACATGTTTGCcagcgtaacgtcataattttcggAGAAATCGACATGAattgcgcccacaaaataatgacgtcacaatggattcTAACCCGCAAGGGAgccaactctgtaatatacaaagacggaatcAAAGGATACACAGTATCAATGCAGATGATGTTAATATCTTGAAGCTTGAAATTGGTGGTCTATGCTTTTGTAATATTAGGACCTACgagattaaaaacaaaatgacagtATCGTGTGTATGTATTGAAAGTAATGCAAGTCTGTTTGACTGTCCAAATGTCACACAGCAGTAGAACGTTTTTATTCTCTCTTCCTTGGAAACGCAACATTGCTATAATGCTAAACGAACTGGCTTATGGTTTTACACCCTGTTTACACTAGTTGGTCTGGTGATATTTTGCATGGCTATATATCACTttttaggtgtacttgaacacAACTAAGTTTATGAAAAGTGCCTGTGCATCATATTACCGTTGAGTCGTAAGTCTATACATGTTGTGAGCTTCAACAAAACTACATTGTCAAACTCTATATCCAAAAATAAGACCAATTTAGACACAGATATCAACACATTCACTCAGTACAATCTAGCCCAAGGCCAGCAACACGGTCATACAGTACATATAAACCTGATAAGCATAATAAAGTAATGTAGACTGTTAGAACATTAGTACTCTCGGCATTAACACGACATAGGACAACGTGATACAATTCCAAAATGAAAGTCAATCTTTTGTTTGGCCTTGGTAAGTACAGAATCACAATTTGATTTGCATGTTTGAAAGTATGGTAATATTTTCAATACTGGTCAGATAAAGTATGTGTACggcaaacaaaataaattgaaaactaAAAGTCATGGCCAAAAGTAATGCATATGACTAAACTTTGTAGACACATGAAGTAGAGGATCAGCTATTTTTCACAGATGAAAAGAGTCAGAGATTGATCAATATTGCTTTTTATTTCAGGGTTGTGTGGTATTGTTTTTcctttttgatatattttgtaaagtatagtattgttttaaatgagaaggtacgttaagactcgaatatggccgcaaaattaattttccagtaaagaacaacatattttgccatataacagttgaatacatttgctaacacattacatcccgaaaatatcccacatgtgccaattatgttcactatgacgtcatcaacatgcagtttcccgccatttttcacaaaaaatccttgaaaaatcattcTTTTTGAGCggttttctttaaaaatgaatgtggccgctttcgtggagcagaaagagattttcacacgttgtgtttcgtgtatttacgcatatccatgcaaaatataaagttgctccaaggaggcggccaaatccatttcaagcttTTTCTAACCTAAAGGTGATGAACtttagcaaaatttggcgagaagaggaaaatcatcaatttgatgacgtcataggtggagcacatcgtgtacctggttataaaaagttatgttctgatgaatggcaagtatgagagtatttattgatgtgaaattgatgtggatcagggTTAATAtctttcggcctgaaaaattaaggccaaatactggtcctatcatatctactcctttctCTTTGAtcacaattataatatattaaattgattttacaGAGTAGTGCACTAAACGTGGGTTAACAGGTCGGCATATTCAGGTTTCCGTATTAAACAAGACTTCGTTTGAATTACTAGGATTTAAGAAAATTACATAGACTTATGCTGAAACAGACACAGGTAGAGAGTAGCCAAGGGTCCGTTCTACAAGGTATACTGtatttttatacaatgtatttttgcTTGGTAACGGTAATAGTTAATCTTTTAACTTCAATCATTTGTTGAAGGCTGCTTAATTCCACTGACCCTTTGTTTGAGGAGCATACATGCTTGTAAGTAAACGTTATCATATTGATATGTCATATTACATTGTCATATTATTATAcgtacatatgcccctatataatcaatgggaggggagttgcgttcaaaaaagcgtaatcgcaatgacgtatgaatacaaacccagtGCAGGATCGGGCTACTTCTCGTTCACGCTTCGATAGTTTTTTTTGTCTTATGACTCatgtaaataaactttaattgctAAATTTgcatttacataattatacagATGACAGATTTACTGTGAATTCCTAATAAACTAAAAGAAGTATTCGGTCTTATATTGGTCTCAAGACTTATCCTAGGCGGCACAGACAACATTAGGCTCTTCAGCTGACATTAGAacattttacaatgaaatagaAACAAAGTTTCATTGTCATAAGTTGGCGGATTTCAAAATAGTATAATACAATGTGTCACACCCAAAtacttgtctatcctccgtacaaGAAAAATCATAGTTATGACTACGAAGAATGTATCGCATTCGCAGACCGCGTTTTCGCAAGGCTTCACTAAAATTTCGTCTGTAAACATTGAGAAATAGTTGACTAATTAATACCCAAAAAGGCATATCACGAAAAATCTGGTAAAATTAAAAACCACTCGAAtttaattttctcattttaatCTTTACATATTGAAAACATCTTAAAATGTGTACTGTATCAAACCGCCTGTACTGTAAAAACTTGGCTTGAGTGGTGTTAAGACAGGTTCAGTTAGATACCTTAGgtcacaaat
Encoded here:
- the LOC138310901 gene encoding uncharacterized protein, which codes for MHILYFCGFLLTFAFILGTKQVSGAPHHHEHGVSDECTHDAYFNHLISLTARSCAPMDDDWYYVYHLLQTHHPDCARSAANYLRDYFRLHHASSNCVCTCSDTALIPAETSHTLSHCWDSDNKFKVIISSTFYRTTHTHNYYSGRRSCPRHVDVWENLAGVSDNHCFTVLAEQFYDAFFSHNPKRRCTCEQVISGGSSGVTVPHIYHYHTDMCLMYSEYKDLDAVVARDNCMSHYEVWNKLANLSNHSAYCRTRIIDRLNHVYGHFLHTPSNCTCMASFDHLILYPLSDGYLRTCLSRSNYHRKYHVKLGVL